In the genome of Fulvivirga maritima, one region contains:
- a CDS encoding TerB family tellurite resistance protein: MNPSKKGWVREFLEERKESFLYNINHKVKGQNPDQSFYGLIQPTGIMYGYPVNTIDDEHQNSWDHEDKVKIILLDTFINIAELYNYSTERIDYWKFMEATMQKVNSFYNSVYPEIATSSKSWLGRARDTFIVTEKVLEKRIDMAFKKSMGNFWAEFFYNTQLFHDVYIFSQWSHTRPDRVLAEFFKEEKADLSYTSVKVMAAAAHANYKVEEEERKLFQHFIENTAIPLEKRRVAQEYFDHGLGIQDIPIEKSDPWIIRKFFLELAVLTIWSDKKVEQVEIDFLNKFNQSLGFQDDDFDHSMIAVEGFVLENWHQLDSLQDKKEFGEVSDEYIDRISRVVEKYKNRISSAISGDEILVQLIKKGVQVELSDKEKDILKDRLVLLLKQIPSFRVIALPKEFLSFKILLRIIPREVIKGVLLLAS; this comes from the coding sequence TTTATGGACTTATACAGCCTACTGGTATTATGTACGGCTATCCTGTTAATACCATTGATGACGAACATCAAAATAGCTGGGATCATGAAGATAAGGTGAAGATTATATTGCTGGATACCTTTATTAATATCGCTGAGCTTTATAATTATTCTACCGAGCGGATAGATTACTGGAAATTTATGGAGGCCACTATGCAAAAGGTGAACAGCTTTTATAACAGTGTTTACCCTGAAATAGCTACTTCCAGTAAAAGCTGGTTAGGTAGAGCAAGAGATACATTTATAGTTACCGAAAAGGTGCTTGAAAAGCGAATAGATATGGCTTTCAAAAAGAGCATGGGTAACTTTTGGGCTGAGTTTTTTTATAATACTCAGCTTTTTCATGATGTATATATTTTTAGCCAGTGGAGCCATACCAGACCTGATAGGGTATTAGCTGAGTTTTTTAAGGAAGAAAAGGCAGATTTGAGTTACACTTCTGTAAAAGTAATGGCCGCTGCAGCTCATGCTAATTATAAAGTGGAGGAAGAAGAACGAAAGCTATTCCAGCATTTTATAGAAAATACGGCTATTCCTCTAGAAAAGAGAAGGGTGGCTCAAGAGTATTTTGACCATGGCCTGGGTATTCAGGATATACCCATTGAGAAATCTGATCCTTGGATAATTCGTAAGTTTTTTCTGGAACTGGCGGTGCTCACTATTTGGTCTGATAAAAAGGTGGAGCAGGTAGAAATTGATTTCCTAAACAAATTCAATCAGTCCTTGGGTTTTCAGGATGATGACTTTGACCATAGCATGATAGCTGTGGAGGGCTTTGTATTGGAAAACTGGCATCAGCTCGATTCTTTGCAGGATAAGAAGGAATTTGGAGAAGTAAGTGATGAGTATATTGACCGTATATCACGAGTAGTAGAGAAATATAAAAACAGGATTAGCAGTGCTATATCTGGAGATGAAATACTTGTGCAGTTGATAAAAAAAGGGGTACAGGTAGAGCTGAGTGATAAGGAAAAGGATATATTGAAAGACAGGTTGGTGCTGCTACTGAAACAAATACCCAGCTTTAGGGTAATCGCTCTTCCTAAAGAGTTTCTTTCTTTTAAAATACTACTAAGAATTATTCCCAGAGAAGTAATAAAGGGCGTCTTACTTCTGGCTAGCTAG
- a CDS encoding TerC family protein, giving the protein MSAFSLFDNANEPILFGIFGAIIISFLIIDLGVFNRKAHKISTRSALFQSIFWVVVSVIFGYLIYLNDGGAETSLAYFSAYLTEYALSVDNIFVILLILRYFKVKEDYYHNILFWGIIGAILFRAIFIFVGAYLISQFHWILYIFGVFLVYSGIKIYFEGDDEEIDPGKNPILKFTRKHLKITKGDFGGKFIVKNKGRILFTPLFLVIVLIETTDLIFAVDSIPAAFAITQSEFIIYTSNIFAVLGLRAKFFLLANIIDRFYLLQKGLAFILIFIGVKMLLEIFSIDIPIYISFAVILLTLIASIVLSVIVPEGKEEKTS; this is encoded by the coding sequence ATGTCAGCATTTTCACTTTTTGATAACGCCAATGAGCCTATTCTTTTTGGGATATTCGGAGCAATTATCATCTCCTTTTTAATAATTGATCTGGGTGTTTTCAATAGAAAAGCACATAAAATATCTACCCGATCAGCTTTGTTTCAATCCATTTTCTGGGTTGTAGTTTCCGTCATTTTCGGATATTTAATCTACCTGAACGATGGAGGAGCAGAAACTTCATTAGCCTATTTTTCGGCCTACCTTACGGAATACGCCCTCTCAGTAGATAATATTTTTGTTATACTACTCATACTCAGATACTTTAAGGTTAAAGAAGATTACTACCATAATATATTGTTTTGGGGAATAATAGGAGCTATTCTTTTCAGGGCGATATTCATTTTTGTGGGTGCTTATCTCATCAGCCAATTTCACTGGATACTCTACATTTTCGGTGTTTTTCTGGTTTACTCTGGCATTAAAATATATTTTGAAGGAGATGATGAGGAAATTGACCCTGGGAAAAACCCCATATTAAAGTTTACCAGAAAGCATCTAAAAATAACTAAAGGAGATTTTGGAGGGAAGTTCATAGTAAAGAATAAGGGTCGCATTTTATTTACTCCACTCTTTTTGGTGATTGTACTAATAGAAACCACGGATCTTATTTTCGCCGTAGACTCTATACCAGCGGCCTTTGCAATTACTCAAAGTGAGTTTATAATCTACACATCTAATATTTTTGCTGTATTAGGCCTAAGAGCCAAGTTTTTCCTTTTGGCTAATATTATAGACCGATTCTACCTCCTGCAAAAGGGTCTCGCGTTTATTCTTATATTTATCGGAGTAAAAATGTTACTGGAAATATTCAGCATTGATATACCCATCTATATCTCTTTTGCTGTAATATTATTAACATTAATTGCCTCTATTGTGCTTTCAGTAATAGTGCCTGAAGGGAAAGAAGAAAAGACTAGCTAG
- a CDS encoding Fur family transcriptional regulator, with the protein MDTKKILNDYKLKSTPCRSEVLQLLINNEHALSNSDIENQIDVSHDRVTVYRTLKSFLDKGIIHKVLDDEGITKYAVCHECSKEEHHHEHVHFKCELCGLTQCLDNIQIPQIKLPLGFIAKEKNLLIQGICAQCNN; encoded by the coding sequence ATGGATACAAAAAAAATTCTGAATGACTATAAATTAAAATCTACACCATGTAGATCAGAGGTACTTCAGTTATTAATTAACAATGAACACGCCCTTTCTAATTCGGACATAGAAAACCAAATAGATGTAAGTCATGATCGCGTTACAGTATACCGAACTCTTAAATCATTTTTAGATAAAGGTATTATTCACAAAGTGCTTGATGACGAAGGCATCACTAAATATGCTGTATGCCACGAATGTAGTAAAGAGGAGCATCATCATGAACATGTGCACTTTAAGTGTGAACTCTGTGGCCTCACTCAGTGCCTGGACAATATTCAAATACCACAAATAAAACTGCCTTTGGGCTTTATAGCCAAGGAAAAAAATCTATTAATTCAAGGGATATGCGCTCAATGCAATAATTAA